A part of Paraburkholderia largidicola genomic DNA contains:
- a CDS encoding NCS2 family permease, whose product MDSVKRYFGFDEAGTTLRVEVLAGVTTFLTMAYIIFVNPAILGDAGMPKDSVFVATCLVAALASLIMGFYANYPIACAPGMGLNAYFAYTVVKGMGFTWQAALGAVFISGCLFLIVTLFRVREVIVNGIPHSIRVAITGGIGLFLAIISLKTAGIVTGNPATLVTLGNLHDPHVVLAIIGFFAIVTLDVLRVRGAILIGIVGVTILSFFFGGNQFHGIVSVPPSISPTLFQLDVKAALSTGVLNVILVFFLVELFDATGTLMGVANRAGLLVHGKMHRLNRALLADSTAILAGSVLGTSSTTAYIESASGVQAGGRTGVTAITVAVLFLLALFFAPLAGVVPGYATAPALLYVSCLMLREMADLPWDDATEVVPAALTALMMPFTYSIANGVAFGFISYAGLKLLTGRARQVKLVVWVIAAVFLFRFFYLGSE is encoded by the coding sequence ATGGACTCCGTAAAACGGTATTTCGGCTTTGACGAAGCGGGCACGACCCTGCGCGTGGAAGTGCTGGCAGGTGTGACCACCTTCCTCACGATGGCCTACATCATCTTCGTCAATCCGGCGATTCTCGGCGATGCCGGCATGCCGAAAGACTCGGTGTTCGTCGCGACCTGCCTGGTCGCAGCGCTCGCGTCGCTCATCATGGGCTTCTATGCGAACTACCCGATTGCCTGCGCGCCGGGCATGGGCCTGAATGCGTACTTCGCGTACACGGTCGTCAAGGGGATGGGCTTCACATGGCAGGCCGCGCTCGGCGCGGTGTTCATCTCCGGCTGCCTGTTCCTGATCGTGACGCTGTTCCGCGTGCGCGAGGTGATCGTCAACGGCATTCCGCATTCGATACGCGTCGCGATCACCGGCGGCATCGGTCTCTTTCTCGCGATCATCTCGTTGAAGACGGCGGGCATCGTGACGGGCAATCCGGCGACGCTCGTCACGCTCGGCAACCTGCACGACCCGCACGTGGTGCTGGCCATCATTGGCTTCTTCGCGATCGTCACGCTGGACGTTCTGCGCGTGCGCGGGGCGATACTGATCGGTATCGTCGGCGTGACGATCTTGAGCTTCTTCTTTGGCGGCAACCAGTTTCACGGCATCGTGTCGGTGCCGCCGTCGATCTCGCCGACGCTGTTCCAGCTCGACGTGAAGGCTGCGTTGTCGACGGGCGTGCTGAATGTGATTCTGGTGTTCTTCCTCGTCGAACTGTTCGATGCGACGGGCACGCTGATGGGTGTCGCGAATCGCGCGGGGTTGCTGGTGCATGGCAAGATGCATCGTTTGAACCGCGCACTGCTGGCGGATAGTACGGCGATCCTTGCAGGGTCGGTGCTGGGTACGTCGTCGACGACGGCTTATATCGAGAGCGCTTCGGGTGTGCAGGCGGGTGGACGCACGGGTGTCACCGCGATTACGGTTGCTGTGCTGTTCTTGCTGGCGCTGTTCTTTGCGCCGCTGGCGGGGGTCGTGCCGGGTTATGCCACGGCGCCGGCTTTGCTGTATGTGTCGTGTCTCATGCTGCGGGAGATGGCTGATCTGCCATGGGATGATGCGACTGAAGTCGTGCCTGCGGCGCTGACTGCTCTGATGATGCCTTTCACCTATTCCATTGCTAATGGGGTGGCGTTTGGGTTTATTTCTTATGCTGGGCTGAAGTTGCTGACTGGGCGTGCGCGGCAGGTGAAGCTCGTTGTGTGGGTTATTGCTGCTGTGTTTTTGTTCCGGTTTTTTTATCTTGGATCGGAGTGA
- a CDS encoding DUF2964 domain-containing protein: protein MIVDRHAFAPRADAGTMFTSPGQRHFEENVMVSMELRVVLATLAIFIALGGIGLSIHGSLNYLDNEIWTGVIAIVIGIVGCVTMLTLWPRDLPDKTPPEHPADDIGPHEHHPHLPTQF from the coding sequence ATGATCGTAGACAGGCATGCGTTCGCGCCGCGTGCCGACGCTGGGACGATGTTCACGAGTCCCGGACAGCGCCATTTCGAGGAGAACGTCATGGTGAGCATGGAATTGAGAGTCGTCCTCGCCACGCTTGCGATCTTCATCGCACTGGGCGGCATTGGACTGTCGATCCACGGTTCGCTGAACTACCTGGACAACGAGATCTGGACGGGCGTGATCGCGATTGTGATCGGCATCGTGGGGTGCGTGACGATGCTGACGCTGTGGCCGCGGGACCTTCCTGACAAGACGCCACCCGAGCATCCCGCCGACGATATCGGCCCGCACGAACATCATCCGCATCTGCCGACCCAGTTTTAG
- a CDS encoding DUF1488 domain-containing protein: MQINFPKEVPEYSGRELTLAFPAMVDGQRVECMITAEALEDHFGAASPRLEDMMGAFSTHRERIEAATRRLLSETRAQCVVLRSGYVRFYEANWRN; this comes from the coding sequence ATGCAGATCAATTTCCCGAAAGAAGTCCCTGAGTACTCGGGGCGCGAGCTGACTCTGGCGTTTCCGGCTATGGTCGATGGGCAAAGGGTGGAATGCATGATCACCGCCGAGGCTCTGGAGGATCACTTTGGGGCGGCGTCTCCGCGCCTGGAAGACATGATGGGTGCGTTTTCGACGCATCGCGAAAGGATTGAGGCCGCTACAAGGCGTCTGCTGTCTGAGACGCGGGCTCAGTGCGTTGTTTTGCGTAGCGGGTATGTGCGGTTTTATGAGGCTAATTGGCGGAATTAG